The Pseudomonadota bacterium genome includes the window ATCATATCTACAAGAGTAAACATAGTTTCTGGTGAAACAATTCTTTCTTCTTGCTCTTCTTGAGTTTCTCTATTGTATATCTCTTCTCCGTCAATGGTTGCCATGTCTTTTACGGCCGTTGGTGGTATATATATCCCCCCCCTTGCAAATGTTGCGTAAGCAACTGCAAGATCTATGGGAGATATTTCTGTAGTACCAAGAGCTAAAGACAAATTTAATTCAAAGTTACTGTTGATATGTAATCTTTTTGCGAGGTCTATAACGTTTTCTATTCCAACCTTTTCAAGAAGTCTCACAGTTGCGGTATTTAATGAATTTTCAAGCGCTTTTCGCATAGTAACATTGCCAAAATATTCATTCTTATAGTTTTTTGGTTGCCACACTACCTTTGTATATGGATTTGTGAATGATAGTGGAGCGTCTCTTAATATAAGGTCCGGTTGGTATCCCTGCTCAAGTGCTGCCAGATATATGATGGGCTTAAAGGCAGAACCAGGTTGTCTCTTTGCCTGAACCGCTCTATTATAAGGGGATAATGAGAAATCTTTTCCCCCAATAAGGACCTTTATATCTCCTGTCTTAATTTCAACTGCGACAAGCGCCACCTCAGGTAACTCGGTAAACTTTGGGTGCCTTTCTTTATATGATTTCAATCCTTTTTCTATTGCCTCATAAGCGTATTCTGTCATCTTGAGATTTATTGTGGTTTTTATATTAAGTCCAGCAATATAAAGTTCCTGGGGATCGTCCACGTACTCTTCAAGCGTCTGCTTTACATATTCAATAAAATATCCAGTCTTTTTCTCATAGGCTCTAAAGGGTGCAAGTACGAGTGGTGATTTTGTTGCCCTTGTGTATTCTTTGGGGTTTATGAAACCAGCCTCATACATTTTTTTGAGGACAATATTTCTTCTTTCCGTAGTTTTTGAAAGGTTTTTAAAGGGGGATAGTTTTGAAGGAGATTTTGTGAGTGCAGCGAGGGTTGCCGCTTCTTCAAGAGATAACTCACTTGCCTTTTTATGAAAGTATGTGTAGCTTGCTGCTTCAACACCGTGTGCCCCTTCCCCGAGGTAAATGAGGTTTAGATACATATTGAGTATCTCGTCCTTTGAGTAAGTTCTTTCTATCTGTATTGAAAGAACAGCTTCTTCCATCTTTCTTTTTAAACTTTTTTTGTGGCTTAGATAGAGATTTCGTGCAAGTTGCTGTGTTATTGTTGAGGCCCCTTCAGTGATGCTCTTGCGGAGAATATTTTTATAAAGAGCCCGCATTATACTTCGCACATCAATACCGAAATGGTTATAGAATCTTATATCTTCTATCGCTATGAATGCGTATTTGAGATGATTTGGCATTTCAGTAATGGGTATTGGAATCCGTTTTTCGACAAAGAGTTCTGCAAACAGGGTCCCATCATCTGCATAAAGTCTTGTTGCTGATTTAGGTTTATAGCTTTCAAGTTGTTTTACATCCGGTATTTCAAGGTAATTAACAAGGGCATATCCAAAACCAGCCCCAAAGATGGCAGGTATGATAAGGAATATTATAGTAAGTTTGATAACTCTTGAATACATGCGACGATATATTATACTTTATATCCCGTATGTTATCAAACGGCAATGAAGAAGGTTAAGGCTTAAGGTTAAGGTTTGAAGGTTTTTATGAATGAAAAGATAATTGCCATACTCGGTCCTACCTGTACAGGAAAATCTGAACTATCCATCTATCTGGCAGAAAAGTTCAATGGAGAGATCGTAAACGCTGATTCCATGCAAATTTATAAGTATTTTGATATCGGGACTGCCAAGCCAGACATTAATTTAAGAAGGAAGATCCAGCACCATTTAATAGATGTAGCTCAGCCATTTGAGGAGTTTAATGCGGCGATGTTTAGGGAAATGGCAGACACTTTGATAAAGGATATATGGTCTCGTAAAAGAGTGCCAATCCTTGTTGGCGGTACAGGCCTATATATAAAAGCATTGATATATGGTTTGTTTAAAGTTCAAAAGGATACAGGGTTGAGAGAAACATTAAGAAATAGTTATTCGGAAAATCCATTACAATTTTATGAGAAATTAAAGGAGATTGACCCTGAGTATGCTTTAAAAATAAGCTATAAGGATAAAATAAGGGTAGTAAGGGCGATGGAGGTTTTTTATCTCACTGGCATAAAGATGTCAGAGTGGGGGAAGAAGCACGGCTTTAAGGAAATAAGGTACAATATACTTAAAATTGGTTTAAAAAAGGCAAGGGGTGAACTTTATTCAAGGATCAATAGCAGGGTTGAAGAGATGTTAAAAAAAGGCTGGGTGGAAGAGGTAAAACATTTACTTTTTATGGGTTATAAAGAAGATTTAAAGCCTTTTTCAGGTATTGGATATAGAGAGATACTGCTTTATATTAAAGGTTTCATTAGTTATGAAGATATGGTAAAAGATATAAAGAAGTATACAAGACACTATGCAAAGAGGCAGTATACGTGGTTTTCTCAAGAAAAGAATGTGTCTTGGCATGAGTATCCAGAAGAAAAAGAAATGATAACTGACGAAGTGAGGGAGTTTCTCAAGGGATGGACTTGAGCAGGATAATAGAGGCAGTACTTTATTCCTCACCGCGACCTGTAACATTAAAGGGTCTAATAAAAAAGCTTGAGGTTTATTCATTGGAAGACATTCAAAAAGCCTTAAATGAATTGATAAAAGAATATAATTATTCAGATAGAGCACTTGAGATTGTGGGTGTTGCTGGTGGTTATCAGATGAGAACAAAACTGGATTACAGGGAGTGGGTAAAAAGGTTTGTTAGGGAAAAGGATGTTGGGTTAACAAGGGCTATGCTTGAGGCCATTGCAATTATTGCTTATAAGCAACCCATAACAAAGAGGGAGATAGATATTTTAAGAGGAGTAGATTCTGCCCGTGTTATCAAACAATTACTTGAAAGAAGGTTAATTGAGATTGCAGGAAGGAATGAAGATGTAGGCAAACCGATAATCTTTAGAACTACAAACAAATTTTTAGAATTGTATGGTTTAAAGGATATAGGAGATTTGCCAACATTTAAAGAAATAGAATCATTGGAAAAATAGGAGGAGAAGATTATGGATATTTCGGAATTATTGATTTTCGCAGTTGAAAATAAAGGCTCGGACCTTCATATGAGTGCAGGAGAACCACCTGTTGTGAGGATACACGGAGAGATGAGAAAGATTGAAGTACCAGCACTTGATAAGGATGAAGTACACAACATGATATATGAAATCTTGAATGACAACCAGAGAAAATCTTATGAGGAGCATCTGGAGTTGGATTTTTCGTTTTCCCTCGGTGACTATGGCAGGTTCAGGGTTAATGTGTTTAAACAGGCCCGTGGTGACGCTGCAGTATTCAGGACAATACCCACAAAGATTCCTACCTTTGAGGAGTTGAACCTGCCAAAAGTTTTTATGGATTTAGCACGTTTGGAAAAGGGTCTTGTGCTTGTAACAGGGCCTACAGGTAGTGGAAAATCAACCACCCTTGCAGCTATGGTTGACCTGGTAAACAAAGAGGAAAAAGGGCATATAATAACAATTGAAGACCCTATTGAGTTTCTCCATCCTTCGAAAAGTTGTCTTGTAAATCAGAGGGAGCTTGGACCCCACACACACAGTTTTGCAAATGCACTGAGGAGTGCACTCCGTGAAGACCCCGATGTCATTCTTGTAGGTGAGCTTAGGGACCTTGATACCATTGCCCTCACAATGACTGCTGCTGAGACAGGCCATTTGGTTTTTGGAACCTTGCATACAAGTAGTGCACCTGATACTGTGGACAGGGTTATAGATGTTTTTCCTGCAGCCCAGCAAAACCAGGTGAGGTCAATGTTTGCAGAGTCAATACAGGCGATAATAACACAGGCACTTTTTAGAAGAAAAGATGGTAAGGGTAGGGTAGCAGGGTTCGAAATTCTGATTGCAAATAATGCTATAAGAAATCTGATCAGAGAAAGCAAGATTGCCCAGATTCCTTCAATAATGCAGACAAGCAAGGCTTTGGGAATGCAGACAATGGAAGCTGCTGTAACCGAACTACTTAACAAAAACCTTGTCACCAGGGATGAAGTTTCTTTCTACCTGCCACAACAAGGCACACAGAGGTGACACTATGGGAGATATAAAAGACTATTTAAAGTATATGGTAGAAAAAGATGCTTCAGATATCTACCTCACAGAAGGTCTTCCTCCAATGTTCCGTATTGAAGGGATTGTTGAGCCCCATGGAGATACACCCTTAACATCTGAGGATACTCAAGAAATCGCTTATGGTATTATGAATGAGAGACAGAAAAAGATATTCGATGAAGAGTATGAAATGAACCTTGCCCTTTTCTATCCTGAATTTGGCAGGTTCAGGGTGAATATTTTTAAACAGAGGAGCTATATAGGATTGGTCTTGAGGCAGATAAAGATAAAAATAAAAACCTTAGATGAACTTGGTTTGCCAGGTACGTTGAAAGACATAATCATGAGTAAAAGAGGCCTGGTACTTGTGGTAGGTGCAACAGGCAGCGGAAAGTCTACCAGCCTTGCAGCAATGATAGATCACAGGAACGCCCACCAACGTGGTCATATTATCACCATAGAAGACCCTATAGAGTTTGTACATCCCCACAAGCTGAGTGTGATCACCCAGAGAGAGGTTGGCTTTGACACCCATACCTTCTTCAATGCGCTGAAAAACACATTGAGACAGGCACCGGATGTGATTCTTATTGGAGAGATAAGGGATACGGAGACCATGGAAGATGCAATTACATTTGCAGAAACCGGGCATCTGGCCCTTGGAACACTCCATGCGAATAATGCAAATCAGGCTATGGAGAGGATATTGAATTTTTTCCCTGTAGAGAGGCATCTCCAGATATATATGCAACTCTCTCTTAACCTGAGGGCTATTATGTCCCAGAGGTTAATACCCACGGTTGAAGGGAAAAGGGTAGCTGCCATAGAGATACTACTTGACAGTGCGAGGATCAAGGACCTTATCTTAAAAGGCGAAATAGGGACCTTAAAGGAGACAATGGCTGCCTCGTATAATGAGGGTATGCAAACATTTGACCAGCATATTTTTGACCTCTTTGTAGCGGGAAATATAGATTACGATAACGCTATTGCATATGCTGACAGCCCAAATGATTTGAGACTCAAGATCAAGATGTCTGAAATTAAAAAGGAAGAGGTGGATAAAAAGGAACCAAGTTTTAAATTAAAGGTAGATCATAAGTAAATAGACTAATCTCGTCATAGGCGGGATTAAGCACAATCAGTTGAATCGCCTTTCAGTTTGTTGAGGGCGTGTGGTAGGGCAGCCAGTATGAACATGAGGCACTCCGTGGCAGCTTTCGGGCTTCCAGGCAGATTAATAATGATACTTTCGCCCCTGATCCCGCAAATTCCCCTTGATATTATCCCGTAAGGGGTAATCTTGTAGCTCTCAGCCCTCATTATTTCAGAGAAACCAGGTAATTCTTTCTCAATAACCATTTTTGTAGCCTCAGGGGTTACATCCCTTTTAGTAACGCCTGTGCCCCCTGTTGTGATAATAAGATCAACAGCATGTTTGTCCACTTCTTCTTTTATAGTGGATGCAATAATATCTATATCATCTGGTATGATGATTATGTCTTCCACTTCATAGGTCCATTCAAGCATCTTGCTTAGTGCAGGCCCGCTTTTATCCTCTCTTTCACCTAAAGAACCTTTGTCGCTAATCGTAATAATTGCTGCCTTATATTTCATCCTTGAACCTCAATCATATCTCCTACTTTTGCCTCACCTTCTGTCAGCACCTCAACAAATATACCTTCTTTTGGCATTACACAATCACCAACCTGTTTGAATATAGCACACCCGCTATGGCATTTTTTTCCTATCTGGCTAACCCTTACGATTATGTCCTTTCCAATCTTGAGCTCAGTACCAACAGGCAAGGAAAGAAGGTCAATACCTTCTGTTGTGAGGTTTTCTGCAAAATCTCCACAATCAACATTGATGCCCAAGTTTATTATCCTTTCTATGCTTTCTTTCGCAAGAAGGCTTACCTGTCTTATCTCAGTGCCTGCGTGTGCGTCGTTTTCAAGGCCAAAGTCTTTTATGAGTCTGGCTTTTCCTATATTATGCTTTTTTTCTCCTTTTTCACTGCTTATATTCACAGATATGATCTTACCCTTCAAACCCTTACCTCTTATGGCTATTAGCCTTTCAGCATTCAGCTATCAGCATTTACTGCCCACTTCTCACTACTTACTGTTTCTTACGAATCTGCCGCTTTTTCCCCCACTTTTTTTAAGGAGAAAAAATGGCCCAAGTTCGATACCTTTGTCTATTGCCTTGCACATATCATATATAGTAAGGGCGGTAAGCATAACACAGCTTAGAGCTTCCATTTCTACTCCAGTCTGCCCCTTTGTCTTTACTGTAGATATAATGGTGATAGAATTCTTTATATCATTAAATGTGTAACTTACGTCTACATGAGTGATATGAAGGGGGTGGCAAAGTGGTATAAGCTCATGTGTCCTTTTTGCCCCCATAATGCCTGCTATCTTTGCAACAGTAAATATATCGCCTTTTGGCCCCTGTCCCTTTTTTATAAGGTTATATGTTTCTTCAGACATTTTTACCTTACCTGATGCTATGGCTTCTCTCTCTGTTTCATGTTTTCCTGTTATATCGACCATACGAGCCTTTCCTTTACCATCTAAGTGCGTTAGTTTCATTGAACCCCCCTTCGGGATGGCAATTAAGAATGAAAAATGTAGAATTAATAATTAAGAATTTACGACTCTATATTCTCCGTTCTTAATTCTTCATTGCTTTAACTCATCCCCCAATATGTCTCATACTTCTCTGACATTTTTTAATGAATCCTGTTTCAAATTTTTTCTCTGGTTTTGCTTTCACGACGCTGCTGACAAATGTTTTTATTTCCTGATCCTTTGTGTTACTTCTCAAAAGTTTTTTAACATCATACTCAATATCCGAGAAAAGGCATGGTCTTATCATGCCGTTTGATGTGAGTCTGATCCTGTTACATTCCGAGCATATATGAGAAGAAACAGGGCTTATAAATCCTATCTTTCCAAAACTATCCTTGATTTGAAACATCTTCGCAGGGCCTCTTTCAGAATTGGAGGTTGGTTCAAGCTCATACGTATTTTTTATCAGGTTTTCTATTACATTCGATGGGACTATTTTAGAGCTATCCCATAAATTTGATTCGCCAAAGGGCATAAATTCGATAAAACGGACATGGATACCCCATTTTTTCGCAAGCCTCGCAAAATTTAGGATTTCATCGTCATTAAAGCCTTTTATAATAACAGTATTTATCTTTACTGGGTTTAAACCTGCACGTAATGACTCTTCAATGCCTTTTAGTACATTGTCAAATGCATCAACACCTGTGATAAAGGTAAATTTTTCTTTTTTTAGCGTATCAAGGCTTATATTTATCCTCCTTAACCCAGCCTCTTTCAATTCCAGTACCTTTTCACCCAGATATACCCCATTTGTAGTGAGGCTTATATCCTCTATACCATTTATGGTGTTTATTTCCTTCAA containing:
- the miaA gene encoding tRNA (adenosine(37)-N6)-dimethylallyltransferase MiaA, encoding MNEKIIAILGPTCTGKSELSIYLAEKFNGEIVNADSMQIYKYFDIGTAKPDINLRRKIQHHLIDVAQPFEEFNAAMFREMADTLIKDIWSRKRVPILVGGTGLYIKALIYGLFKVQKDTGLRETLRNSYSENPLQFYEKLKEIDPEYALKISYKDKIRVVRAMEVFYLTGIKMSEWGKKHGFKEIRYNILKIGLKKARGELYSRINSRVEEMLKKGWVEEVKHLLFMGYKEDLKPFSGIGYREILLYIKGFISYEDMVKDIKKYTRHYAKRQYTWFSQEKNVSWHEYPEEKEMITDEVREFLKGWT
- a CDS encoding MOSC domain-containing protein, with the translated sequence MKGKIISVNISSEKGEKKHNIGKARLIKDFGLENDAHAGTEIRQVSLLAKESIERIINLGINVDCGDFAENLTTEGIDLLSLPVGTELKIGKDIIVRVSQIGKKCHSGCAIFKQVGDCVMPKEGIFVEVLTEGEAKVGDMIEVQG
- the scpB gene encoding SMC-Scp complex subunit ScpB — protein: MSRIIEAVLYSSPRPVTLKGLIKKLEVYSLEDIQKALNELIKEYNYSDRALEIVGVAGGYQMRTKLDYREWVKRFVREKDVGLTRAMLEAIAIIAYKQPITKREIDILRGVDSARVIKQLLERRLIEIAGRNEDVGKPIIFRTTNKFLELYGLKDIGDLPTFKEIESLEK
- a CDS encoding MogA/MoaB family molybdenum cofactor biosynthesis protein, producing the protein MKYKAAIITISDKGSLGEREDKSGPALSKMLEWTYEVEDIIIIPDDIDIIASTIKEEVDKHAVDLIITTGGTGVTKRDVTPEATKMVIEKELPGFSEIMRAESYKITPYGIISRGICGIRGESIIINLPGSPKAATECLMFILAALPHALNKLKGDSTDCA
- the moaA gene encoding GTP 3',8-cyclase MoaA, coding for MLLDNFNRTINYLRISITDRCNLRCKYCVDEDFPFLPHDEVLRYEEIVRFVRICSELGVNKVRLTGGEPLVRKGISYLLKEINTINGIEDISLTTNGVYLGEKVLELKEAGLRRINISLDTLKKEKFTFITGVDAFDNVLKGIEESLRAGLNPVKINTVIIKGFNDDEILNFARLAKKWGIHVRFIEFMPFGESNLWDSSKIVPSNVIENLIKNTYELEPTSNSERGPAKMFQIKDSFGKIGFISPVSSHICSECNRIRLTSNGMIRPCLFSDIEYDVKKLLRSNTKDQEIKTFVSSVVKAKPEKKFETGFIKKCQRSMRHIGG
- a CDS encoding PBP1A family penicillin-binding protein, which translates into the protein MYSRVIKLTIIFLIIPAIFGAGFGYALVNYLEIPDVKQLESYKPKSATRLYADDGTLFAELFVEKRIPIPITEMPNHLKYAFIAIEDIRFYNHFGIDVRSIMRALYKNILRKSITEGASTITQQLARNLYLSHKKSLKRKMEEAVLSIQIERTYSKDEILNMYLNLIYLGEGAHGVEAASYTYFHKKASELSLEEAATLAALTKSPSKLSPFKNLSKTTERRNIVLKKMYEAGFINPKEYTRATKSPLVLAPFRAYEKKTGYFIEYVKQTLEEYVDDPQELYIAGLNIKTTINLKMTEYAYEAIEKGLKSYKERHPKFTELPEVALVAVEIKTGDIKVLIGGKDFSLSPYNRAVQAKRQPGSAFKPIIYLAALEQGYQPDLILRDAPLSFTNPYTKVVWQPKNYKNEYFGNVTMRKALENSLNTATVRLLEKVGIENVIDLAKRLHINSNFELNLSLALGTTEISPIDLAVAYATFARGGIYIPPTAVKDMATIDGEEIYNRETQEEQEERIVSPETMFTLVDMMKGVIKNGTAKRASTMPYFLAGKTGTTDDFRDAWFIGFSPEVLCLVWVGYDKKTNLGNRESGSTAALPIWIDFMSKTLPLYPNEDFSFF
- the moaC gene encoding cyclic pyranopterin monophosphate synthase MoaC, with translation MKLTHLDGKGKARMVDITGKHETEREAIASGKVKMSEETYNLIKKGQGPKGDIFTVAKIAGIMGAKRTHELIPLCHPLHITHVDVSYTFNDIKNSITIISTVKTKGQTGVEMEALSCVMLTALTIYDMCKAIDKGIELGPFFLLKKSGGKSGRFVRNSK
- a CDS encoding type IV pilus twitching motility protein PilT, which translates into the protein MDISELLIFAVENKGSDLHMSAGEPPVVRIHGEMRKIEVPALDKDEVHNMIYEILNDNQRKSYEEHLELDFSFSLGDYGRFRVNVFKQARGDAAVFRTIPTKIPTFEELNLPKVFMDLARLEKGLVLVTGPTGSGKSTTLAAMVDLVNKEEKGHIITIEDPIEFLHPSKSCLVNQRELGPHTHSFANALRSALREDPDVILVGELRDLDTIALTMTAAETGHLVFGTLHTSSAPDTVDRVIDVFPAAQQNQVRSMFAESIQAIITQALFRRKDGKGRVAGFEILIANNAIRNLIRESKIAQIPSIMQTSKALGMQTMEAAVTELLNKNLVTRDEVSFYLPQQGTQR
- a CDS encoding PilT/PilU family type 4a pilus ATPase produces the protein MGDIKDYLKYMVEKDASDIYLTEGLPPMFRIEGIVEPHGDTPLTSEDTQEIAYGIMNERQKKIFDEEYEMNLALFYPEFGRFRVNIFKQRSYIGLVLRQIKIKIKTLDELGLPGTLKDIIMSKRGLVLVVGATGSGKSTSLAAMIDHRNAHQRGHIITIEDPIEFVHPHKLSVITQREVGFDTHTFFNALKNTLRQAPDVILIGEIRDTETMEDAITFAETGHLALGTLHANNANQAMERILNFFPVERHLQIYMQLSLNLRAIMSQRLIPTVEGKRVAAIEILLDSARIKDLILKGEIGTLKETMAASYNEGMQTFDQHIFDLFVAGNIDYDNAIAYADSPNDLRLKIKMSEIKKEEVDKKEPSFKLKVDHK